The Planctellipticum variicoloris DNA window CGAACGGCAGATCGGCGTTGAGGGCCTGCACGACCCAGTCGCGGTAGGGCCACATGACCCGCGCGCCGTCAATCGTGTAACCATGCGAGTCGGCGTAGCGGGCCTGGTCGAGCCAGTGCCGGCCCCAGCGCTCGCCGTAGTGCGGGCTGGCCAGGACGCGATCGACGAGCCGTTCGTAGGCGTCGGGGGCCGCATCGGCGAGGAAGGCGTCGACGTCGTCGGGTGGAGGCGTCAGCCCCAGCAGATCCTGATACAGTCGGCGGATCAGCGTATAGCGGTCGGCTGCGGGGGAGGGAGCCAGCTTGCGCCGCTGCAGGTTCGCCAGGACAAAGGCGTCGATTTCGTTCCGCGGCGCGGCGTCGTGCGAAGGGACGACCGGGGGCGCGGGCTGCTGCAGCGGCTGGAACGCCCAGTGATCGCGGTACTCGGCGCCGGCGGCGATCCAGCGCCGGAGGAGATCGCGCTGGGCGTCGGTGATGACCTTATTGCTCGCCGGGGGCGGCATCTGGACGTCGGGATCGTTCGAGAGGATCCGGCGGATCAGCTCGCTCTCGTCCGGCTTGCCGGGGACGATGGCCGCTTGGCCGTCCTGCAGCTCGGTGGCGGCAGCGCGCTGGTCGAGGCGGAGCTCGCCTTCGCGGGCGGCTTCGTCGAAGCCGTGGCACTGGTAGCAGAGGTTGGAAAGGATCGGGCGGATGTCGCGCTGGAAATCGGGCGCGGCGTCGGCGGCGGAGGCGGTGTCCGCGGGAAGCCAGCCGGCGGCGAGAAGAGCGCAGGCGCAAAGAGTGTGCACGCGAATCATGGAACCCCCGAGGCAATCGACCGAGGACCGCGCGGGCGCGGAACGCTGTATTACAGCATGTCGGGGGGCGGGTGTCTCGCAAGAGATCGGAAAAAATGGATGGGAAATGCGGAAGAGTTTCGCCGCGGCGGCTCGGAGGACGCGGAGAGAAGAGAGAGACAACCACGAATGACACGAATCGGCACGAATGAGGAACGGAAAGGACTGAGAACTACGGAGGGCACGGAAGTCACGGAAAAGAAACTGTCGAGCAGGCCACGTCTGCCCCCTCACCCGCCGTCCGCGGTGGGAGAGGGATGGGTGCGGGTACATTTCGATCGCTCACACTGATGATCGGGCGCAGCCGATTCAACGCAGACCAAACGATCATTCGGCTGGTGTCGTCTCGCCGCCAGCGGGTGTCGCCAGCGCTTTGAGCACCTGCGGATCAGCGGGTGAGATCGCGCGGGGTGGCCGGGCGCGCCCGGCCCTACTTGCCGGCGGGTTGGGCGGTGGTCAGCGAGTCGAGAGCTCCACCGACCAGATTTGTCGGCAGATCGATCCGCCATTCCTGATTCGGCCCTTTCACCGTGAACGGAGGTGGTGCTTCCTCGAATCTGGCGACGGGAGAACCAGGCTCTGGCCGCGGAGCAAGCAGGCGCACCCGGTTGGGTTCGGGTAGCGGCTCGAACAGTCTGAAGGAGTGTATTGCAGGACTGTAAGTCCCCGGACAGAGTTTGAGCGTCATTGTGAGGGAGTCGCCTTCCCACTCGCTGACGGTACCGCCGAACCAGTTCACATCCGGCGGGATACCATTGTCAACGTCCAACGTCACTCCATGCGGAACCCACTTCTCAAAGGGCTTCGCACAACGCTCAAGTTGGGGCAGGAAGTTCGCCGTCGACTTCGCCTCCCGCAGCCTGGCGTTCAGCGGAATCACGACCTTCACATCAAAACCGCGCTGCGGCGGCGGTGGAGCCACGACCGTCTCCGTGTGATCCTTGCCGGGATGAACCACGAAGCGGCGGCTCTCTTCCAGCCCCCACCACGTCAGCCGCGTGGTCAGCGTATAGACCCCGGCGTCGAGATATCCGAAGTCGAGGACGCCATCGTCATCGACGGCAGGTTCCAGCGGCTGTTCCCACGCCGGCTGCTTCAGCGTGACCTTGGCGGACTTGATGACGGCGCCGTCCGCAGTTCCTTCGACAACGCGGACCTGCACGTGGTTGTGTTTGGGATCGGGGGTTGCGGGTGCAGGACTGCCGGCAACAATTTGTCCAGGCTGTGGAGGATGGGCAGCCAGCTCGGCGAGCTGCGCCATGGCGGCGGCGGCCAGAGCTGGAGGCAGAGTGACTCGCCAGGGCTTGTCCGCCTCCGCCACGAAGACGGTGTCGAGTTCGGCGGGCCAATCGGGGCTGGTGGAATCCAGCATGGCAGCGACCGAAAACTGGATTGACCTCGACATGTACAGTTGGCCCTCGCTCGCAGGCTTCGCTTCCCAGAATGGGTTAGCGATGATTCCGACCGTCTTCAATCGAAATCGTGCCCCTTTGCGGCGGCTGAACTGGTGCGGCTTAAATCCGTCTTCCTCTGGCCAGCTCGCGCCATTTTTTCCAATCGCCTCAAGAGCATTCTTTCTCACGACTTCCCGATGCAGGTCCTCTGGAGAGAAGCCTGGAGTCGGCCACGTCGTCAACGTTCGCTCCGGAGTCCAAATCAGCCTCAAGGGTCGCTCGAGTTCCCAATCTTGATCGTGAAAAGAAACTGGCGCGGGCGTCAATTCGAGTAAAACCGCCAGATGCTGGTTATCCAGTGTGGCGCGAAAGTCAGTCGGAACGTTGACATCGAGCGTCACAGTTTCATCTCGAACTCGTAGCGGCGGCTCGTCGAACACTTCTCGACAACGCTCGCCGCGACCGACTTCAATGCGCCGAACTGCTCGCAGCATGCCGAACTGTGCGCTCACCCACACCTCATAGCCGCCCGGCGGAAGCGTACCGAAGCTCGCAACTCCCATCTTCGGATCACAGGGACGTTCGGCCTTGATTTTCTCATTTGAGATGTCAACGCCGCGTAAGCTGACTGTGTACTCAGCGGACTCGCCGCTGCGCCGAGGCTCGTCCGGCCGGGCGTATTGAACCTCGACCGTCAGCGTCGCGTCGGGGACGGATACGGGAGCCCGCATTGCTGCGTCCAGCCGCTCGCTCAGCTTCGCCAGCGTCGCCGTCAGCACCTCCTGCTGCTGCGCCATCTGCCGCTGCTGGGCATTCGACATCTGGATCATCACCGTTGCGACAGCGATGACGGCAATCAACATCGCCCCCTGCAGACCGAGCATCAGCCGTTGATTCATGATGTGTCTCCTCATGGCCAGCCACCAGAGTTTGCGGGCGATCTGCCGGGGATCGCCGAAGCGCTTCAAGGCCCGTTCCCACGCGGTCGATTCGTCCGCCCCTTTGACCATCTCCCGCCGGACCGAGCAGACCAGATGGTCCGTCAGTTCCTCGGCGATGTCCGACCGCAGCGACGACGGTTCGTCGTCGCGCGGGTCGGGCAGATCGGCGAGGAGGTCGGAAGGGGTGACAGACACTGCGGGGTCCGATGCGAGTGGGAAGTCGTTCTTGGATTTTTGTCAGTGGTCAGTAGTCCGTGGTCAGTTGGTGTTTGAGATTTGGAGCTTTGGGTCCATGCCGAGGACGCCTTCGATGCCTTGCGAGAATGCGCGCCAGGCAGATTTGCGGGTGTCGAGCTGTTTCCGGCCGGAGGACGTGATGCGGTAGTACTTCCGCCGGCGGCCTTCGACCGGCTCCCAGTAGGAGGAGAGGAGTTTTTGCTCTTCGAGGCGGTGGAGGGCGGGGTAAAGGCTCCCCTCTTTCAGCTCGAAGAAGCCGTTCGAACGCGTGCCGACCGTCTGCGCGATCTCGTAGCCGTAGCTGGGGCCGTGCGAGACGACCTCCAGGATCAGCATTTCCATCGCGCCCCAGAGATTCTGCGGATCCATGACGTTTGCTCCGATGCCTCGACGGTCTATGCTACGAAGCATAGGCGGGCGATGCGTGGGGCGTCAAGAAGAATCACGGAAGCGGTCCGTGATTCGTGGCGAGCGGTCAGTGAGAAGGAGTTCGGAGTGGAATCTGGAAAAGTGAAGACGGCCGGGCGCGCCTGGCCCTACTCCACCGCCGCCGAATGGAGCATCCACGCAGAAACCCAACTCTGCGTCGGCAGGGGCCGCCTGTGGCGGGCGGTTTGACTCTGGGAGTGCGGGGCGATGTAATCGGGGGCTCTCGCCTGCTGCGGGAGATCTCGATTCTCCTGCACGGACGCCCTGCTGATGGCCAGACACTGGCGAATTGCGACTCACGACGCCGGTTATGTCGGCCAGCTCGCCGCCGATCTCAAGATTCCCGCCCTCGTCGCCCAGGTCCTCGCGGCCCGCGGGTGTCGCTCCGCCGCCGATGCCCAGGCGTTTCTCGCACGGAAGCTCACCGACCTGCATGACCCCGAACTGCTGCCGGGCGTCTCCCAGGCGGCCGACCGGCTCGTGGAAGCGGTCAAAGCGGGCCGGCGGATCACCGTCTACGGCGACTACGACGTCGACGGCGTCACCGCAACCAGCCTGCTGTGGCACTGCCTGCAACTGGCGGGAGGACGGGTCGACTACTACATCCCCTGCCGCATGGAAGAGGGCTACGGCCTCAACTGCGACGCCCTCCGGCAACTCCATACCGAGGATCCGAGCCGGATCGTGATCAGCGTCGACTGCGGGATCACCAGCGTCGCCGAGGCGGTGCTGGCGAAGGAGATCGGGCTCGAACTGATCATCACCGACCATCACCAGTTCGCCGAGAGCCTCCCCGACACGCTGCTGGTCCATCCTCGACTGCCGGGCGGAAACTATCCCTTCGGCGATCTCTGCGGCGTGGGGGTGGCGTTCAAGCTGGCCTGGGCGATCTGCGCCCGGCTGGGGGATGGCAAGAAGGCGTCGCCCCGGATGCGCGAGTTTCTGCTCAGCGCAATCGGGCTGACGGCGATCGGCACCGTCGCCGACGTGGTGCCGCTCATTGGCGAGAACCGCGTGCTCGTGTCGACCGGGCTGGGAGGCCTGCTCGAACGGGCCAATCCCGGTCTGCGGGCGCTCCTGACGATCACCGGGCTGGCAGAGCGGGAGTCGCTGCAGGCGGAGGATCTGGGGTTTGCCATCGGGCCGCGGATCAACGCCGCCGGCCGGCTGGGACAGGCCCGACTGGCCGTCGAACTGCTGACGACCGACAGTGCCGAGCGGGCGACGGCCCTGGCGGCGTATCTGGACGAGCTGAACAAGAACCGCCAGACGGTCGAGCGGCGGATGCTGAAGCAGGCCAAGGAGATGGTCGAAGAGCATCCGCAGTGGCAGGACGAACCGGCTCTCGTGCTGGCGCATGCCGACTGGCATGCGGGGGTGATCGGCATCGTGGCGAACCGGGTGGCGGATGCTTTCCAGAAGCCGGCGATTCTGCTGTCGTACAACGGGCCGCAGGGACTGGCGCAGGGCTCGGGACGCTCGCATGCGGGGTTCAATCTGCATGCCGGGCTGACGGCGTGTCAGGAGCTGCTGACGACATTTGGCGGGCACCATGCCGCGGTCGGGCTCAAGATCTCGCCGGACCGGATCGACGCCTTTCGCGAGCAGTTCACGCAATACGTTGCGGCGCACCATCGGCCGACTGCGGAGGATGTGGAACTGGCGGTCGATGCGGAAGTCCGGCTGCAGGACATCACGCCGCGCGCGGTCGAGCAGCTTGAGCGCCTGGGACCGTTCGGAGCGGCGAATGCGCGTCCAGTCTTTGCGGCATCGGGCGTTCAACTCGCGGCGCCGCCGAAGAAGATGGGTGAAGGAGAGCGGCACCTGTCGCTGCTGGTGCGGCAGTATGGGGAAACGCTGCGGGCGGTGGCGTTTGGACGGGGCGAATGGGCCGACGAGATGGCGGCTCATTCGGGAGACTTTGCGATTTGTTTCCAGCCGGTGATCAATCGGTTTCGCGGTCAGGCGAAGGCGGAGCTACAATTGGTCGACTGGCGGGCCGAAAGCACGTCTTCCGCCGGATCCCCCCGTCCACGCTCGTCGGCAGTCCGCTGACACTCTGCCGGAGAATTCCATCATGACCGTCATCACTCTGGCCGACATCGTTCAAGCCGTCCAGGACGGCAACGGCCCGGTTGCCGCTCAGCATTTGCTCGAACTGACGGGCGCCCGCGCAACGGGGCTGTGGAAGCTCGACGGAGAGTCCCTGCACCAGCTCGGCTTCACCACCGTGCCGGAAATGCATGCGGCAACCCGTGCCGAGTTTGCCGCGTTAACCCGGACGGTCCCGCTCAGTCACGACGGACTGGGAATCGTGCAGGCCGTCTTGAAGCGGGAACCTGTGATGGCCCGGCGGCATCAGGGACCGATGTCATTGGGAACGTCGGCCACCTGGCTCGACCGGTTCGATGCGGCCTGTTCGCTGTCTTACCCCTGTTTTTCTGAATCAGGAACGGTCACCGGAATCGTGGCGCTGGCGCATGTCGAAGTGATCGATGAGACGCATCCGGCCTGGCAGAGCCTCCAGGAACTGGCGGCGCTGCTGGGACCTCAGTTGTAAGTCGACGTTCCACTTGCAGCCCGGTTCGATCGGCGACGCACCCGACCGATCATTGCTGCCAGTCCCGCCAGACCCGCCAGCAGCAGCGAGGAGGGTTCCGGGTTCAACAGCGTCGGCCGTCCAGGGGGATTGCTCCCCTCCGGGTCGGGGTCTCCTCCCGGTGGATTGAAGGGCGGATTGCCTCCGGTCGGAGGAAGCCGATCGGTGTCGGGGACGCCTCCTCCTCCGCCGCCGCCGCCGCCAAACGAGGCAAACCTGGGGGTGCTCCCCCCGGTCCCGATGCCCGAACCGAATCCCGAGCCTCCGGTCAGGCCGGTGCCACTCATTCCGCCATATCCGCCGCCGACAACCGATGCCGGCTGCGGATCGGCCGGGGGAGTCTCCGCGGGGACAAAGTTGTCTTCGACGGGAGCGGGCAACGAAAGATTGCACTGACCGGCGGTCAGGAACGTCGTTTCGCGCGGATCGATCGTAAAGAACTGGCCCTGGGCGTTGCCGCCGTAGAGCTTGCCGTCGGCCCCCCAGGCGAGTCCCATAATGGAACCGATCTCCTGTTCAACGTCATACTGCCGGATCAGGTCGGAAA harbors:
- a CDS encoding permease prefix domain 1-containing protein, with amino-acid sequence MSVTPSDLLADLPDPRDDEPSSLRSDIAEELTDHLVCSVRREMVKGADESTAWERALKRFGDPRQIARKLWWLAMRRHIMNQRLMLGLQGAMLIAVIAVATVMIQMSNAQQRQMAQQQEVLTATLAKLSERLDAAMRAPVSVPDATLTVEVQYARPDEPRRSGESAEYTVSLRGVDISNEKIKAERPCDPKMGVASFGTLPPGGYEVWVSAQFGMLRAVRRIEVGRGERCREVFDEPPLRVRDETVTLDVNVPTDFRATLDNQHLAVLLELTPAPVSFHDQDWELERPLRLIWTPERTLTTWPTPGFSPEDLHREVVRKNALEAIGKNGASWPEEDGFKPHQFSRRKGARFRLKTVGIIANPFWEAKPASEGQLYMSRSIQFSVAAMLDSTSPDWPAELDTVFVAEADKPWRVTLPPALAAAAMAQLAELAAHPPQPGQIVAGSPAPATPDPKHNHVQVRVVEGTADGAVIKSAKVTLKQPAWEQPLEPAVDDDGVLDFGYLDAGVYTLTTRLTWWGLEESRRFVVHPGKDHTETVVAPPPPQRGFDVKVVIPLNARLREAKSTANFLPQLERCAKPFEKWVPHGVTLDVDNGIPPDVNWFGGTVSEWEGDSLTMTLKLCPGTYSPAIHSFRLFEPLPEPNRVRLLAPRPEPGSPVARFEEAPPPFTVKGPNQEWRIDLPTNLVGGALDSLTTAQPAGK
- the recJ gene encoding single-stranded-DNA-specific exonuclease RecJ, which encodes MARHWRIATHDAGYVGQLAADLKIPALVAQVLAARGCRSAADAQAFLARKLTDLHDPELLPGVSQAADRLVEAVKAGRRITVYGDYDVDGVTATSLLWHCLQLAGGRVDYYIPCRMEEGYGLNCDALRQLHTEDPSRIVISVDCGITSVAEAVLAKEIGLELIITDHHQFAESLPDTLLVHPRLPGGNYPFGDLCGVGVAFKLAWAICARLGDGKKASPRMREFLLSAIGLTAIGTVADVVPLIGENRVLVSTGLGGLLERANPGLRALLTITGLAERESLQAEDLGFAIGPRINAAGRLGQARLAVELLTTDSAERATALAAYLDELNKNRQTVERRMLKQAKEMVEEHPQWQDEPALVLAHADWHAGVIGIVANRVADAFQKPAILLSYNGPQGLAQGSGRSHAGFNLHAGLTACQELLTTFGGHHAAVGLKISPDRIDAFREQFTQYVAAHHRPTAEDVELAVDAEVRLQDITPRAVEQLERLGPFGAANARPVFAASGVQLAAPPKKMGEGERHLSLLVRQYGETLRAVAFGRGEWADEMAAHSGDFAICFQPVINRFRGQAKAELQLVDWRAESTSSAGSPRPRSSAVR
- a CDS encoding PadR family transcriptional regulator; this encodes MDPQNLWGAMEMLILEVVSHGPSYGYEIAQTVGTRSNGFFELKEGSLYPALHRLEEQKLLSSYWEPVEGRRRKYYRITSSGRKQLDTRKSAWRAFSQGIEGVLGMDPKLQISNTN